Proteins co-encoded in one Arachis hypogaea cultivar Tifrunner chromosome 13, arahy.Tifrunner.gnm2.J5K5, whole genome shotgun sequence genomic window:
- the LOC112737009 gene encoding uncharacterized protein: MKNSNSNAKLEKVVEELKSVSETRPIILTRYKSNPTRIEYKQNLREEKGGGGTSGQGHSSEAETHDQESAARFRERKQDLGNSGGGKSSYNLISNSYKVMHEVQQPGTRKKSAR; the protein is encoded by the exons ATGAAGAATTCGAATTCGAATGCGAAATTGGAAAAGGTTGTTGAAGAGTTGAAGAGTGTGAGTGAAACGCGACCTATAATACTTACACGGTACAAATCAAATCCGACGAGAATTGAATACAAGCAGAATCTTAG GGAAGAGAAGGGCGGTGGAGGAACCAGTGGACAAGGCCACTCTTCAGAAGCAGAGACACATGATCAAGAGTCTGCTGCTAGGTTCAGGGAACGCAAACAG GATCTTGGTAATTCGGGAGGTGGGAAGTCTAGCTACAATTTGATTTCAAACAGTTATAAGGTGATGCATGAAGTTCAACAACCTGGTACCAGAAAAAAGTCAGCAAGATAG